Part of the Candidatus Saccharibacteria bacterium genome, CAATAGCTGTCGTAATAGGTCTGTGCGGATCGTAGTCGCAGTACTTAGCTGCGAAATCACCAACAGAAGCTGGGCTCTTTGATACTGTTTCAGAGCCAAAATCACCAAACTCTACCTGCTTGGCATAAACCACCTCGTCGTTGATTGTTGACATCGTTTCGGTATCCTCGCCTGAAAAATAACCCTTTCCGAGTGGATTTTTCAGTGCAGGGATTCCTGCAAAAGCTGTTATTTGAAAGTACTCTTCATCCGCATCATTAACTAACGAAACCCGCAAATAGCCTGTTGCTTCATTGCTACTCAAAACAGGTATAAGATGTGTGGCTACCTGAGACACATTTCCGTCTTCTTGGATCTCTTCGGTTGGCAGGCGCTCAATCAATCTACTTAAATATTCAATCATTGGCGCTTCTTCGTCTGATAAAGAGGTTAGAGCGTGTTGAACTTCGGCAAACTCGTCGCTTTTGTAATAGTCTTCCAGTTCTCTATTTCTACCAACTCGCTGACCAAGTTCCTCGCATGCATTTGTGAGTTCTTTTGCATCCATTGAAGACTCCCTTATTATATTTTATTTATTCAGGTGCGTCGTAAGTTATCATTAATGCTTTGGATTCAAGCTGACGCAATGACTCAATAGCAACTGACACGACAATCAATAGACCCGTACCACCAACTGTTAGCAATTGATTACCGGTGAAGCGTTCGGCCAAAAACGGTAAGATAGCGATAAAGCCAAGTGCAAACGAACCAAATAATGTTAATCGGTTCACAATACCCTTAAGGTATTTTTCGGTCTTTTCGCCAGGGCGAATACCAGCCACGAAGCCACCTTGTTTTTGTAGGTTTTCGGCGATTTCTTTTGGATTAAAATATAACCCGGCTGAAATATAGCTGAACAGCACGACCAAAGAAAAATACAAGGTTGGATAAATTACATTGCTGCTGCCGTCGGTAGACGTAGATGCACCGCCAAAGTATCCACCACCAACCGCAAACCAGTTTTGCAGATTAGTACCAATATTTTGCAGCCATTCGCTGCTTGCACTTTGCAGCAATGTCCCTAAAAACGGAGGAACCGACAAGAACGCAACAGCGAAGATGATAGGGATAACACCAGCGATGATTAGCTTAATTGGAAGCACCGTGTCGACGCCGCCGTATGCTCGGTTGCCGCGGATTCGTTTAGCGTAGCTAATAGTTACAATACGCTGCGCTTCATTTAATTTAACGACGAAATAGGTCACGACTAACGTTATGACCAAAAACAGCAGTACTATAAATATTGCCGTCAAGTTAAACGGAACCGTAAACTCAAAGCCTAAGCCGGTACTTATGCCCGGGATATCAGTTTTAAAAATATAGTCAGCACCTGGGGCGAATGCTGGCAGTAGTATGTTTGCAATACTCGGTAGTTGCGTAACAATACCAGCAAAGATAATAAGCGAAATACCATTACCTACACCTTGTTCGCTCATAAGTTCACCAATCCACATTAGTAGCATCGAACCAGCAACTAGTGAGGTGATCATCACAACCCAGTCAACAAAGCTGGCAGTTGCTATAATGTCCAGCCCAGATGAGCTTTGTACAACTTGTCGAATTAAGAAGATCATTCCGAAACTTTGAGCAATAGCCAGTGGGAGTGTTAGGTAACGAGTGTACTGGTTAATTTTTGTTCTACCAGATTGGCCTTCTTTGTTGAGTTCTTGCAGCTTAGGAATAACTTTGGTCAGAATCTGCATGATGATTGAAGAGTTAATGTACGGCCCAATACCCATCAGCATGATAGAAAATCCAGCCAATGCTCCACCGCTTAAAATATCAACAAAACCAAATAAACGCTGATTGGCAAAAGCTGATTCAATCGCAGCGCGAATTTCTGTTGCATCACCAAACGGCACCGGAATATAGGTCAGAATTCTGAAAATAACCACTAAAAAGGCGATAACGAAGATCTTCTTCCGCATATCAGCATTTTTAAATGCTGCTCTGATAGTCTTCCAGTTCATCTAACCTCCTAGTTTTTGCCAACCCGAATAATTTATTTGCTAGCGTCGTCTTTTTTCGATGTCTTTGGACGTGCCTTTTCAACAAGTTTAACACTTCCGCCAGCATCTTTTACAGCTTTTTGTGCGCCAGCTGTTACAGCGTGAACTTCAACATCTTTGGCAGACTCTAGTTTAGTCGCACCAATCAATTTGATTTTCTCGTATGCATCTTTAACTAGTCCGGCTTCTGCAAGTACTTCTGGAGTGATTTTTTTAGTTTTTAGACTGTTTAAGTCGTCGGTAGTGACTTCTTGAGCAGCAGCGCGTTTACTTTTAAAACCTTTAAGTTTCGGAAGTCGCTTAACTAAAGGTGTCTGTCCACCTTCAAAGTTTGGCTTGGTGCGGTAGCCGCTACGCGATGCTTGTCCTTTTGTTCCGCGGCCAGCAGTTTTGCCCTGTCCAGCAGAAATACCACGACCAACTCGCTTCTTTGTCTTCTTTTTCGATACGTCTAAATCTTGGAATAACATTATTTAGCCTCCGCTTTTGCTTTAGTGGCTTTTGTCTTTTTCTTTTCTGTCGGTTCATCAAGTGTAGTAACCCAGTTTTCTTTTGGCTGTAGGGCTTTTAAGGCGTCGATTGTAGCGTAGGCAACGTTGATTTTGTTGCTTGACCCAAGTGACTTACTAAGTATGTTCTTAACCCCAATCACGTCAATGATTGAACGAACTGTACCGCCAGCAATAGTACCAGTACCTGGTCGAGCAGGCTTTAGTAGCACTACTGCACCAGCGTGTTTCTTCTGGATTGTGTGTGGAATTGTGCCGTCTTTAATCGGAACAGTAATCATGTTCTTTTTAGCAACATCGACAGCTTTAGCAACAGCTAATTGAACGTCTTGACCTTTACTTACACCAACACCTACGCGAGTTTTATTATCGCCAACAACTACCAAAGCTCGGAATCTGAACCGTCGGCCACCTTTAACAACTCGTGCAACACGGTCAATATTAATAACGTTTTCTGTAAATTCACTCACAGGTCGGTCGTCTCGTCGGTTTTGTCGTCTATTGTCAGCCATCTACAACTCCATTCCTTCTTCACGTAGCTTATCTGCGAATGCTTTTAGTTTACCGTGGTATTTTTTGCTGCCTCGGTCAAGCACAACGCTTGTTAGCTTTGCTTTTTTAGCTGCGGCCGCAAATTCTTTCGCAAATGTCGCTGCGCCTTCAATATTGCTAGCCGAACCACTTTTCATTCCAAGCAGAGTCTTGTGATCAAGGTCATTTATAATCTGAGCGTGCATTGCAACATTAGACACGTGCACAGTTAGTCGTGGACGCTCAGCTGTACCGCGAATAATGTTTCGTACTCGTCGTTTGCGTGCTTCTTGTAATCGTCGTTTGTTATCAAGTCTTGCCATAATCTACCTTCCTACGCCGCTGTCTTTCCAGCTTTACGTACAATGTATTCGTCTTTGTAGCGAATACCTTTTCCTTTGTACGGTTCTGGTTTTCTGATTTCCCGAATTTGAGCTGCCGTCTGTCCTACAAGTTGCTTATCGTAACCAGTAACTTTGATTACATTTCCATTTACTTCAGCTTGAATGCCTTGAGGTACTTTAAACTCAACATCGTGTGAATAACCGATTGCAAACTTAAGGTTAGTGCCAGCCATTTGAACGCGGTAACCAACACCATGTAATTCAAGTTCTTTACTAAAGCCTTCGCTTAGGCCAACAATCATGTTGTCGATTAGGGTGCGCATTAATCCGTGGTATCCACGAGTTTTCTTTTCGTCGTTCTGACGAGCAACTGTAATTGACTGGTCTTCGATGACCACGTCTATACCTGGTAAAACGTCTTGCGAAAGTTCACCTTTTGAGCCACGAACAACTATTAGGCCGTCTTTAATTTCTACGGTTACACCTGAAGGAATTGTGATTGGTTGTCTACCTATACGACTCATCTAAAATACCTTACACATTAGTTCGCCACCAATGCCCTCTGAACGTGCTTCTGCATCTGTCATTACACCTTTTGATGTACTTACAATCATTATTCCGCGACCGTCCATTACCTTAGGTATTTTGTCAGCCTTAACATACAGACGTCGGCCAGGCTTAGAAATACGAGCTAATTCGTTAATTTTCGGGCTTGAATCTGTCTTGTTTATAGTGATCTTAATCTCTTTAAACTTACCTTCTTCAATTGTTTCGATTGCTTCTAAAAAGCCAGCTTCAACTAGTAGCGTTGCAACTGTAAGCTTTAGCTTAGAAAAAGGAACACGAACTTGGTTTTTATTAACAGCGATTGCATTTCTGATTCTTGTTAACATGTCTGCGATTGGGTCTGTTGTAATCATAATTGTTCCTTTCTACCAGCTGGCCTTAGTGACGCCAGGGATATTACCTTTGCTTGCTTGTTCACGGAAAGTTACTCGAGATAAACCAAATTTACGCATATAACCTTTGCCACGACCGGTCATTGCGCAACGAGTAGTTCTTCGAGTTGGGCTTGAGTTACGAGGTAGCTTTGCTAACCCTTCGTAATCGCCAAGCGCTTTAAGCTCAGCACGCTTTGCAGCGTATTTCTCAATCATTTTATCGCGCTTTTTATCGCGCTCTACTATAGAAGTTCGTGGCATTACTTATTCTCCTTTTGTAGCGGTACGCCTAGTTTGCGCAGAAGAGCCTTTGAAGATTCCTTATCTTCTGCTGTTGTTACAATGTTAATCTGTAGCCCGTGCAATACGGCTGTGTCTTCAAATGTTAACTCAGGGAAAATTGACTGTTCTTTGATCCCAATACTGTAGTTTCCTTGTGGGTCAAATGACTTAATGCTTACACCGTGGAAGTCACGAACCCGAGGTAGGACTATGCTCACAACGCGGTCTAAGAATTCGTACATTCGCGCACCGCGCAGAGTAACTCGGTAGCCAACAACTTCGCCTTCACGAAGTTTGAATCCTGCAATCGATTTGCGAGACTTGGTTTCTGCTGGTTGCTGACCGGTGATTTTCCGTAGTGTGTTAATAACCGTTTCTTTCATGCGGTTATCACCTTTGCTGCGACCGACGCCAACGTTTACAACAATCTTTTCAAGCTTAGGAACTTGATTGATGTTACTTAGATTAAGTTCTTTTTTAAGCTCATCACGAACGGAGTCAAGATATAGCTGGTGAATTCGTGGTCTCTGTACTGCAGTTTTGGTAGCCATTACTTAATCTCCTTTCCGTTTGCTTTAAAAATACGAGTCTTGTTACCTTTGTCGTCAACTTTGTAGCCAATTCGTGTAGTCTGGTCTTTCTTACTTGGGTGAACAATCCCAACTTTAGAAACCCAAATTGGTTTAGTAATTTCAACCACTGCCCCAGTATTGTTTTGTTGGTTTGGCTTACGGTGTTTTTTAACAACATTAACGCCTTCAACGGTAACTTTGTTGTCTTTAGGGTGCACAGCAGTTACTTTGCCGGTCTTACCTTTGTCGCGGCCAGATCGAACCATAACAGTGTCACCTACGCGAAGTTTTACAGTGTTCATTACAGAACCTCCGGTGCGAGTGAAATTATTTTCATGTAGCCCATGTCACGAAGTTCACGAGGTACAGGTCCAAAAATACGAGTTGCACGAGGCTGTTTGTCTTCGCCGATGATTACAGCTGCGTTGTCATCAAATTTAATTGTAGAGCCGTCTTTACGGCGAATAGTGTTCTGAGTTCGAACAACAACTGCTTGCACAACACTTTTCTTTTTAACTTGGCCGGTTGGGCTAGCTTGCTTAACGGTAGCGGTAATAACGTCACCAACTTTGGCGTATCGTTTTTTTGAGCTACCAAGTACACGAATACAAAGAATTTCTTTAGCTCCACTGTTGTCAGTTACTTTTAGTCTGCTTTCTTGTTGAATCATGCTAGACCTGCCTTTTTGGTAACTTCTTTAAGGTTCCATCGCTTAAGTCGAGACTTTGGTGGACATTCAACAATAGCTACAGAGTCACCGAGTTCGGCTTCGTTCTTTTCGTCGTGAGCGTGGTACTTCTTAGATACAATATAGGCTTTACTGTAGATCGGGTGTTGAGTACGACGATCAACACGCACAACAATAGTTTTGTTGTTTTTAGCAGAAACCACAGTTCCATTTAAAATACGTGCCATTACGCTGTCTCCTCTTTTGTCTCTTCATTAATTACAGTTAAAATTTTTGCGATGTCAGTTCGAAGTTGTCGAGCTTCGTGTAGGTTGCCCCGTTCACTTACTCGCTTTTCCCTAACCTTCTCGGCAAGCTCTGCTCGCTTAGTAGCAAGTAGATCTTGGAGTTTTTTCACATCTTGTCCGCGAATTTCAGAAATATTCATCGTCTTTACGCCTCTCCTGGAACTTCTTTAATCACAAATTTGGTCTTAACCGGTAGCTTGTGGGCTGCAAGTCGCATAGCTTCTCGAGCGATATCTTCAGTTACACCGTCCATTTCGAACATAATTGTGCCAGGCTTAACTTTTGCAACGTGGAATTCTGGGTTACCTTTGCCGCTACCCATTTTTAGACCTAAAGCCTTACGAGTAACTGGGGTGTGTGGGAATATTCGAATCCAGATTTTTCCACCACGTTTTACGTAACGAGTCATTGCTCGTCGAGATGCTTCGATTTGTCGTGAAGTAATTCGCTCAGCAGTGGTTGCGCGTAAGCCGTACCTACCGAAGCTGATTTCATTGTTACTACTAGCAACACCGCGGTTTTTACCTTTACGTACTTTTCGGTACTTTTGTTTATTCGGCATTAACATGACTACAGAACCTCACCTTTGTTAATCCAAACTTTTATGCCAATCTTGCCAGCTGCCGTGTGAGCTTCAACAAGCGCATAATCAATGTCAGCACGAATAGTGTGTAGAGGAACAGAACCTTGAATTTCTTTTTCGCGACGTGCCATTTCTGCATTGTTAAGTCGGCCAGCAACTTCGATACGAATTCCCTTAGCACCAGCGCGCATAGCGTTAGCAGCGGCTTGCTTTACTGCTCGGCGGAAGTTGATGCGTCGTTCAAGTTGATTAGCGATGTTATCAGCTACAACTTTGGCATATACTTCTGGCTTTTTAATTTCTTCAATGTTTACACGAACAGTAGTTTTTAGGATCTTTTCTACATCTGCCTTAAGTTTTTGCGCACCAGCACCACCGCGACCAATCACAACACCAGCTTTTGCGGTGTAGATAGTAACAGTAGTTAAGCTTGGTGATCGCTCAATCTCAACGCGGTTTATAGCACCACGCTTACCAAATGTGTCGTCAATTAACTGACGAACTTGCAAATCTTGAGCAAGCTGGTCTTTATATTGTGTGCCTGAAGCAAACCAACGTGATCGCCAGTTTTTGTTAACTTGCAGACGCATGCTGGTAGGGTTAACTTTTTGGCCCATTACTTGGTCTCCTTCTTAGCTTTAGTAGTAGTCTTTTTTGCAGCTGGTTTCTTAGTGGCGGTTGCTTTCTTGGTAGCAGTCTTTTTAGCTGCAGGCTTAGTAGTATTACTCTCTGCTGGTTTATCGCTGGTTTGAGGGTTTTCTGTGATTGAAGAAAGTGCAACTGAAATATTACTTGATCGTCGTTTGTATGGTTTTGCTCGTCCCATCGCCGCAGCTCTGAATCGCTTTAAGGCTGGTCCGTGACCGACTTGAATGCTTTCAATGAACAAATCGTTCTTTTTCATTTTATTGTTGTGAACAGCATTAGCTACAGCTGAATTTATTAGTTTAGCTACAGGTTCTGCTGCTCGACGTGGTACGTGTTCTAAAATTACTAATGCGTCTGCTACAGTTCGACCACGAACTAATGAAATTACTTCATGTACTTTTCTTGGACTCATGCGCACACCGTTGGCTTTTGCTATAACACTCATAATTACTTAGCTAACTTTCCACCGTGCTTACGGAACTTACGAGTTGGGGCAAATTCACCAAGTTTGTGACCAACCATGTTTTCGGTAATAAATACTGGAACGTGAACCTTACCATTATGTACAGCGATAGTTCTGCCAACCATTTCAGGGCTAATAGTGCTGGCGCGGGCCCAGGTTTTAATAACACTGCGGTCATCAGCTCCGAGTGCGTCAACTTTTTTAGCTAGTTTAAAATCTACAAATGGTCCTTTTTTCAGTGAACGACTCATATACTACCTCTTCCTCTTAGCCTGGTGGCGGTTACGTACAATAAATGCGTCAGAACTTTTTCGGCGACGTGTTTTGTAGCCAAGGGTTAATTGACCCCATGGAGTTTTTGGATCTCGTCCTGGGCCGTGACTACCACCGTCACCACCACCGTGCGGGTGATCTGCAGCGTTCATTACGACTCCTCGAACGCTTGGGCGCCATCCCATTCGTCGTCGACGACCGGCGCTACCCCATTTAATGTTCTGATGTTGTTCATTTCCAACGCTACCAATTGTAGCCATGCAGCTAAGGTGGATTTTTCGGATTTCACTACTTGGTAGGCGCACTTGTGCGTATTCACCTTCTTTAGAAGTAAGCTGTGCACGATTACCCGCGCTGCGAACAAGTTGTCCACCTTTACCTGGTTTCATTTCAATATTGTAAATAACGCTACCGGTTGGGATAGTTTTTAAAGTCATTCGGTTACCGGGTTCGATCGGTACTTCTTCGCCGCTTTCAATCACCATACCCTTGTGCATTTGTGCTGAAGCAAGAATGTAGTGCAACTTGTCATTTTGGTCTTTAACTAAAGCAATGTTAGCTGAACGGTTAGGGTCATATTCAATAGCTTCAATTGTAGCTTTTGTTCCAGCTGGCAAGCCAAACGTGATGTGTCGGTAGTAGCGCTTTACACCAGAACCACGGTGCCGAGTTGTTATACGACCTTGGTTGTTTCGTCCAGCGGTAGACTTTTTAATAGACGTTAGTGACTTGGTTGGTTTCTTTTTTGTGATTTGGTCAAAATCACGAGTAGTCATGCCGCGTCGGCCAGGAGTAGTTGCTTTATAGTTTTTTACAGCCATTACGAAATATCCTCAAAAAACGGCAGTGTTTTGCCGGGCATTAATGTTACGTATGCACGCTTTACGGTTTTGCGCTTTCCCTCAATTGGGTAGCGTCGTTTACGTGGGGTGGTTTTAACTTTACCTTTAGCAACGGCAGTTCTTACAGACTTAACTGAAACATCATACTGCTCTTGAACAGCTTCCTTGATTTGTTGCTTATTAGCAGACGGATCAACGTCAAACATGTACGTATTACCTTGTTCGCTTAAGAAATAGCTTTTTTCAGAGATTCGAGGTTGAATAAAAATCATTACTTGCTCTCCTTGTCTGCAAGCCAAGCGTCAACAACGTCAAGAGCTTTTTTAGTAAATACAACGCTGTGAGCATTTAAGATGTCGTACACGTTTAGGTAGTTAGCTTGAACCAGTTTCACAAAATCAAGGTTGTTAGTTGCCCGAACATTTTGATCAGTTTTGTTGTCAACTACGAGCACTACCGATCGAGTAGAGTCGAGCTTAGTCATTAGTTCAGCAGCATGCTTTGTTTTACCGTCTTTTGCTACAAAATCATCGATAACTTTAATTGTTCCAGCATTTGCAGCAACACTCAATGCTTGTTTAACGGCAGTCTTTTTAGCCTTACGGTTTAATTGTTTGCTGTAATTACGGTTGTTTGAAGGACCAAAGGTTACTCCACCGCCACGCCAGATTGGTGAGCGGATAGAACCGTGACGAGCACGACCAGTACCTTTTTGCTTCCATGGTTTACGTCCACCACCACGAACTTCACCGCGACCAAGAACACTAGCTACGCGAGTTCGGCCATTTGCTTGGTGAGTTAGGTAGGCTTGGTGTAATAACGAGTGGTCTTTAACTTCAAGGCCAAATACATCTTTGTTAAGTTTTGCCGCAGTTGCTGCTTTAGTACCGGTTTTTGAATATGTTGCAACAGCCATTATGCAATACCTCTAATTACGACGTGTCCTCGTTTTGGACCAGGAACAGCGCCTTTAATACCAACTAGTTGGTTCTTTTCGTCAACATAGGCAACTTTAAGATTAAGTGTAGTAGTTGTTTCACCACCCATGCGTCCAGCCATTCGTTTACCTTTAAAGACTTTTTGTGGGTACATAGAGCCGATAGAGCCTGGTCGTCGAACATAGCCGTTTCCACCGTGCGTTCGCTTACTGGTGTTAAAGTTATGTCGCTTAACAGTTCCTGCCCAACCTTTTCCTTTGCTTGTACCGGTAACTTTAACTTTGTCGCCAATTTCGAAAATTCCAGCATTAAAAGAGCCGCCAACTGACGACTCTTCTGATAATTCCATGTCTCGAACTTCACGAATAAATTTAGGTTGTGATTTTACGTTATTCTTTTTAAGACCGTCTGCTTGCGGTTTCTTCATGTGCTTTGCTTCACCGTAACCAAGCTGTACAGCTGTGTAGCCGTCAGTTTCTTCTGTGCGCACACCAGTAATAGTGTTTTCGCCAACATGAATTAAGGTAACAGGAACCATAGCACCATCGTCGTTGATGATTTGAGTCATTCCGATTTTTTTACCGAGCAAAGCTTTCACGCTTGATTCCCCTTGTCATACGCGTATAAAAAATACGGGCTGGTGAGCGGTTTTTAGATGTGCATATCTGTTATCTAAACCTTCTCAGTCGCCACGCAACATACACGTGTTTTTGTACTTCCATTAACACTACAGTCAAAGACTACTGTTGTCAACACTTGTTCTGGGATTTTTTATAATTTGTTTCTGCGCCGCCACACAACAAAAAAAGTTGCGTACGTTGCATAAATTAAAAGAAACACTCCGATTAAACTTGGATCTGGATTTTTCGCTTTTTCATATAAAATAATCAGTTCCACTAGTGTAATGAAGAAAAAAAAGAGCTGAAAAGCTAAATGCTTAGCATAAATGGCCATTCTTTTTGGAAAATTTAACTTCGAAAATGAATTTTTGTTCACAATAAGAAAACAAGCCCAAGCGGTGCCACGTAACTTAGTGCAGCGCTGGCTAGAAGAATTGCATATTCAATTTTCCTATCAAGCTGAAAATGATCATGATGAGCAAATAACAACCCGACAATAAATCCAATTGGGATAGTTTTAGTTATACCGGCGGTTTGATCGAAGGCAATCCACACCCCACCCAAAATAAAAAATAATACTATTTTTAAAAAATACAGCGAATCTGGCTCTTCACTCTGTTTATTAGACATCGATTAATTCACTTTCTGGCAAAACTATCTCTTGACTTTCATCTGTTC contains:
- the rplE gene encoding 50S ribosomal protein L5, producing MATKTAVQRPRIHQLYLDSVRDELKKELNLSNINQVPKLEKIVVNVGVGRSKGDNRMKETVINTLRKITGQQPAETKSRKSIAGFKLREGEVVGYRVTLRGARMYEFLDRVVSIVLPRVRDFHGVSIKSFDPQGNYSIGIKEQSIFPELTFEDTAVLHGLQINIVTTAEDKESSKALLRKLGVPLQKENK
- the rplP gene encoding 50S ribosomal protein L16, whose product is MLMPNKQKYRKVRKGKNRGVASSNNEISFGRYGLRATTAERITSRQIEASRRAMTRYVKRGGKIWIRIFPHTPVTRKALGLKMGSGKGNPEFHVAKVKPGTIMFEMDGVTEDIAREAMRLAAHKLPVKTKFVIKEVPGEA
- the rplB gene encoding 50S ribosomal protein L2 translates to MAVKNYKATTPGRRGMTTRDFDQITKKKPTKSLTSIKKSTAGRNNQGRITTRHRGSGVKRYYRHITFGLPAGTKATIEAIEYDPNRSANIALVKDQNDKLHYILASAQMHKGMVIESGEEVPIEPGNRMTLKTIPTGSVIYNIEMKPGKGGQLVRSAGNRAQLTSKEGEYAQVRLPSSEIRKIHLSCMATIGSVGNEQHQNIKWGSAGRRRRMGWRPSVRGVVMNAADHPHGGGDGGSHGPGRDPKTPWGQLTLGYKTRRRKSSDAFIVRNRHQAKRKR
- the rpsN gene encoding 30S ribosomal protein S14, yielding MPRTSIVERDKKRDKMIEKYAAKRAELKALGDYEGLAKLPRNSSPTRRTTRCAMTGRGKGYMRKFGLSRVTFREQASKGNIPGVTKASW
- the rplX gene encoding 50S ribosomal protein L24, which gives rise to MNTVKLRVGDTVMVRSGRDKGKTGKVTAVHPKDNKVTVEGVNVVKKHRKPNQQNNTGAVVEITKPIWVSKVGIVHPSKKDQTTRIGYKVDDKGNKTRIFKANGKEIK
- a CDS encoding 50S ribosomal protein L23 codes for the protein MIFIQPRISEKSYFLSEQGNTYMFDVDPSANKQQIKEAVQEQYDVSVKSVRTAVAKGKVKTTPRKRRYPIEGKRKTVKRAYVTLMPGKTLPFFEDIS
- a CDS encoding 50S ribosomal protein L22, whose protein sequence is MSVIAKANGVRMSPRKVHEVISLVRGRTVADALVILEHVPRRAAEPVAKLINSAVANAVHNNKMKKNDLFIESIQVGHGPALKRFRAAAMGRAKPYKRRSSNISVALSSITENPQTSDKPAESNTTKPAAKKTATKKATATKKPAAKKTTTKAKKETK
- the rpsS gene encoding 30S ribosomal protein S19, producing MSRSLKKGPFVDFKLAKKVDALGADDRSVIKTWARASTISPEMVGRTIAVHNGKVHVPVFITENMVGHKLGEFAPTRKFRKHGGKLAK
- a CDS encoding 50S ribosomal protein L6, yielding MSRIGRQPITIPSGVTVEIKDGLIVVRGSKGELSQDVLPGIDVVIEDQSITVARQNDEKKTRGYHGLMRTLIDNMIVGLSEGFSKELELHGVGYRVQMAGTNLKFAIGYSHDVEFKVPQGIQAEVNGNVIKVTGYDKQLVGQTAAQIREIRKPEPYKGKGIRYKDEYIVRKAGKTAA
- the rplC gene encoding 50S ribosomal protein L3, whose translation is MKALLGKKIGMTQIINDDGAMVPVTLIHVGENTITGVRTEETDGYTAVQLGYGEAKHMKKPQADGLKKNNVKSQPKFIREVRDMELSEESSVGGSFNAGIFEIGDKVKVTGTSKGKGWAGTVKRHNFNTSKRTHGGNGYVRRPGSIGSMYPQKVFKGKRMAGRMGGETTTTLNLKVAYVDEKNQLVGIKGAVPGPKRGHVVIRGIA
- the rpsQ gene encoding 30S ribosomal protein S17, which produces MARILNGTVVSAKNNKTIVVRVDRRTQHPIYSKAYIVSKKYHAHDEKNEAELGDSVAIVECPPKSRLKRWNLKEVTKKAGLA
- the secY gene encoding preprotein translocase subunit SecY; amino-acid sequence: MNWKTIRAAFKNADMRKKIFVIAFLVVIFRILTYIPVPFGDATEIRAAIESAFANQRLFGFVDILSGGALAGFSIMLMGIGPYINSSIIMQILTKVIPKLQELNKEGQSGRTKINQYTRYLTLPLAIAQSFGMIFLIRQVVQSSSGLDIIATASFVDWVVMITSLVAGSMLLMWIGELMSEQGVGNGISLIIFAGIVTQLPSIANILLPAFAPGADYIFKTDIPGISTGLGFEFTVPFNLTAIFIVLLFLVITLVVTYFVVKLNEAQRIVTISYAKRIRGNRAYGGVDTVLPIKLIIAGVIPIIFAVAFLSVPPFLGTLLQSASSEWLQNIGTNLQNWFAVGGGYFGGASTSTDGSSNVIYPTLYFSLVVLFSYISAGLYFNPKEIAENLQKQGGFVAGIRPGEKTEKYLKGIVNRLTLFGSFALGFIAILPFLAERFTGNQLLTVGGTGLLIVVSVAIESLRQLESKALMITYDAPE
- the rplN gene encoding 50S ribosomal protein L14, producing the protein MIQQESRLKVTDNSGAKEILCIRVLGSSKKRYAKVGDVITATVKQASPTGQVKKKSVVQAVVVRTQNTIRRKDGSTIKFDDNAAVIIGEDKQPRATRIFGPVPRELRDMGYMKIISLAPEVL
- the rpsC gene encoding 30S ribosomal protein S3; translated protein: MGQKVNPTSMRLQVNKNWRSRWFASGTQYKDQLAQDLQVRQLIDDTFGKRGAINRVEIERSPSLTTVTIYTAKAGVVIGRGGAGAQKLKADVEKILKTTVRVNIEEIKKPEVYAKVVADNIANQLERRINFRRAVKQAAANAMRAGAKGIRIEVAGRLNNAEMARREKEIQGSVPLHTIRADIDYALVEAHTAAGKIGIKVWINKGEVL
- a CDS encoding 30S ribosomal protein S5, with the translated sequence MADNRRQNRRDDRPVSEFTENVINIDRVARVVKGGRRFRFRALVVVGDNKTRVGVGVSKGQDVQLAVAKAVDVAKKNMITVPIKDGTIPHTIQKKHAGAVVLLKPARPGTGTIAGGTVRSIIDVIGVKNILSKSLGSSNKINVAYATIDALKALQPKENWVTTLDEPTEKKKTKATKAKAEAK
- a CDS encoding 50S ribosomal protein L18 translates to MARLDNKRRLQEARKRRVRNIIRGTAERPRLTVHVSNVAMHAQIINDLDHKTLLGMKSGSASNIEGAATFAKEFAAAAKKAKLTSVVLDRGSKKYHGKLKAFADKLREEGMEL
- the rplD gene encoding 50S ribosomal protein L4 is translated as MAVATYSKTGTKAATAAKLNKDVFGLEVKDHSLLHQAYLTHQANGRTRVASVLGRGEVRGGGRKPWKQKGTGRARHGSIRSPIWRGGGVTFGPSNNRNYSKQLNRKAKKTAVKQALSVAANAGTIKVIDDFVAKDGKTKHAAELMTKLDSTRSVVLVVDNKTDQNVRATNNLDFVKLVQANYLNVYDILNAHSVVFTKKALDVVDAWLADKESK
- the rpmC gene encoding 50S ribosomal protein L29 translates to MNISEIRGQDVKKLQDLLATKRAELAEKVREKRVSERGNLHEARQLRTDIAKILTVINEETKEETA
- the rpsH gene encoding 30S ribosomal protein S8; this encodes MITTDPIADMLTRIRNAIAVNKNQVRVPFSKLKLTVATLLVEAGFLEAIETIEEGKFKEIKITINKTDSSPKINELARISKPGRRLYVKADKIPKVMDGRGIMIVSTSKGVMTDAEARSEGIGGELMCKVF
- the rplO gene encoding 50S ribosomal protein L15; translated protein: MLFQDLDVSKKKTKKRVGRGISAGQGKTAGRGTKGQASRSGYRTKPNFEGGQTPLVKRLPKLKGFKSKRAAAQEVTTDDLNSLKTKKITPEVLAEAGLVKDAYEKIKLIGATKLESAKDVEVHAVTAGAQKAVKDAGGSVKLVEKARPKTSKKDDASK